A stretch of the Desulforamulus ferrireducens genome encodes the following:
- a CDS encoding GlcG/HbpS family heme-binding protein, protein MQLLTQELAAEAIKKAMDLATKDYQRPVCVSVCDENGYLINFVRMDGAPIRCIEIALRKAYTAARMGISTGAFLNRLRQEQVEIGYFGDALFTALPGGSVIKNEVGQVIGAIGVSGLATSEDEKISEAVAAWASNQP, encoded by the coding sequence ATGCAATTGTTAACACAAGAACTTGCTGCGGAGGCCATTAAAAAGGCCATGGATTTGGCCACCAAAGATTATCAACGTCCGGTTTGTGTTTCGGTCTGCGATGAAAATGGCTACCTGATAAACTTTGTGCGGATGGACGGGGCGCCTATCAGATGTATTGAAATCGCTTTGCGCAAGGCTTATACTGCTGCCCGGATGGGTATATCCACCGGTGCTTTTTTGAACAGATTACGTCAAGAGCAAGTGGAAATAGGCTACTTTGGAGATGCCCTGTTTACCGCCTTGCCTGGGGGCAGTGTCATAAAAAATGAGGTTGGTCAGGTCATAGGGGCCATTGGCGTTAGTGGTCTGGCTACCTCGGAAGACGAAAAAATAAGTGAAGCTGTGGCTGCCTGGGCGTCAAATCAGCCCTAA
- a CDS encoding GntR family transcriptional regulator, producing the protein MDLDPNSPIPLHIQLKELLKSKIKERVFTEKIPSERELMDQYNVSRTTVREAVSALVHEGILEKIHGKGTFIKPQRSVNNWLGNLSSFNETIERLGMKPGAKLLTQEIRRDAKVSQMLGIEESYFIKRIRFADGDPIAIERHHYPVELGKKLAEYDLDEVGIYATLESLGIQLDCAKQKITAQLPTSADAKILGITPTTSVLVIERLTFDPTGKRIEYYSAVYRGDKYSLITKVYRTNPTYRSDYVDTLLANFCI; encoded by the coding sequence ATGGATCTTGATCCTAACAGCCCAATTCCTTTGCACATACAGCTAAAAGAATTGCTGAAAAGCAAAATTAAAGAGCGGGTATTTACCGAAAAGATCCCTAGCGAGAGAGAATTAATGGATCAATACAATGTTAGTCGCACCACCGTTCGGGAAGCTGTATCGGCTTTAGTGCATGAAGGGATATTGGAGAAAATACATGGAAAAGGCACCTTTATTAAGCCTCAACGTTCAGTTAACAATTGGTTAGGTAACTTAAGTAGTTTTAACGAAACCATTGAACGCTTGGGTATGAAACCGGGAGCTAAACTGCTAACCCAGGAAATTCGGCGTGATGCCAAGGTTTCCCAAATGTTAGGCATTGAAGAAAGCTATTTTATTAAAAGAATTCGGTTTGCCGACGGTGACCCCATTGCCATTGAAAGACACCATTACCCGGTGGAATTGGGTAAGAAATTGGCAGAATACGATCTTGATGAAGTGGGTATCTACGCAACTCTGGAATCCCTGGGCATTCAACTGGATTGCGCCAAACAAAAAATAACGGCTCAACTTCCTACCAGCGCTGACGCTAAAATTCTCGGTATTACACCTACCACCAGCGTTTTGGTTATTGAACGTTTAACCTTCGATCCCACAGGAAAAAGAATTGAGTATTACTCCGCGGTTTACCGGGGAGACAAGTATTCCCTCATTACCAAGGTTTATCGCACCAATCCCACCTATAGATCAGACTATGTCGATACCTTACTGGCAAATTTCTGTATATAA
- the xsc gene encoding sulfoacetaldehyde acetyltransferase, protein MSKVKMTPSEAIVETLLQEEVNHVTGIVGSAFMDMLDLFPTAGIKFIPVRHEQSAAHMEDAYTRVTGKAGVCVGQNGPGVTNMVTSVAAANMAHTPMVVLSPSAGTPTIGWDGFQECDQVSVFRAITKATVRVPHPKRAGDCLRTAFRIAYAKRGPVLYDIPRDYFYGELEERILAPHQYRVDARGCGSLEALDRAAEVLANAKRPVIIAGRGVVDAQAKDVVAEIAKHLTAPVAVTYLHNDAFYADNQFWVGPIGYMGSKAAMYCLQEADVILGIGTRLSVFGTLPQYDINYFPEDAKIIQIDINPEHIGRTHPVEVGIIGDAKEASVEILKRLQAKDPNPAVKEEQLAKMLARKKEWDEEIVNAAMVDGNPINPRRALLELSRAIPQNAIVTTDIGNVSSTANSYLRFSGEGRHIAALTFGNTGFAYPAALGAQIARPDAPVVAIVGDGAWGMSLHEVSTAVEQNLPVVACVFRNMAWCAEKKNQVDFYNNRFIGCDIPNPESFVPVAKAMGAEGIRVDNPTQVGEALEQALKSRKPTVLELVVDGTQLAPPFRKDALALPTRYLPKYAHLDYRNW, encoded by the coding sequence ATGTCAAAGGTTAAAATGACACCCAGTGAAGCCATTGTGGAAACTCTTTTACAAGAAGAGGTAAACCACGTAACCGGTATTGTGGGTTCTGCTTTTATGGACATGCTGGATTTGTTCCCCACCGCCGGTATTAAATTTATTCCAGTTCGTCATGAACAATCCGCTGCTCACATGGAAGATGCTTACACCAGAGTAACTGGTAAGGCCGGTGTTTGTGTGGGTCAAAACGGCCCCGGTGTTACCAACATGGTCACTTCAGTGGCTGCCGCTAATATGGCTCATACCCCGATGGTGGTACTTTCTCCCTCTGCCGGTACACCTACCATTGGTTGGGACGGCTTCCAGGAATGCGATCAGGTATCTGTCTTTAGGGCTATCACCAAAGCCACTGTGCGTGTTCCTCATCCCAAAAGAGCCGGCGATTGCCTGAGAACTGCCTTCCGCATTGCCTATGCTAAACGTGGCCCTGTTCTTTATGACATTCCCCGGGATTATTTCTACGGTGAGCTGGAAGAACGTATTCTTGCCCCCCATCAATACCGGGTGGACGCCCGCGGTTGTGGTTCCTTAGAAGCTCTGGATCGCGCTGCCGAGGTATTAGCCAATGCTAAACGTCCGGTAATTATTGCCGGTAGAGGTGTGGTGGACGCCCAGGCTAAGGATGTTGTGGCAGAAATTGCTAAACATTTAACCGCTCCAGTGGCAGTTACCTACCTACATAACGATGCTTTCTATGCTGACAACCAATTCTGGGTAGGACCTATTGGCTACATGGGTTCTAAAGCAGCCATGTATTGCCTCCAGGAAGCTGATGTAATCCTGGGTATTGGTACCAGGCTGTCGGTATTTGGTACACTTCCCCAATATGACATCAACTATTTCCCGGAAGATGCCAAAATTATTCAAATTGACATTAATCCTGAGCATATTGGCCGTACCCATCCGGTGGAAGTTGGTATCATTGGTGATGCTAAGGAAGCTAGCGTTGAAATTCTTAAGCGTCTGCAAGCCAAGGATCCCAATCCGGCTGTAAAAGAAGAACAATTGGCTAAAATGCTGGCCCGTAAGAAGGAATGGGACGAGGAAATTGTTAATGCTGCCATGGTTGACGGCAATCCCATTAATCCCCGCAGAGCACTGTTAGAGCTTTCCCGTGCTATACCGCAAAATGCCATTGTTACCACTGACATCGGTAACGTATCCTCCACCGCTAACAGTTACTTGAGATTTTCCGGTGAAGGTAGACACATTGCAGCTTTAACCTTTGGTAACACCGGCTTTGCCTACCCCGCTGCTTTAGGTGCTCAAATTGCCCGCCCGGATGCTCCGGTGGTGGCCATTGTTGGTGATGGCGCTTGGGGTATGAGCTTACATGAAGTAAGCACAGCTGTTGAACAAAATCTGCCCGTGGTAGCTTGCGTCTTTAGAAACATGGCCTGGTGTGCCGAGAAGAAAAACCAGGTGGATTTCTACAACAACCGTTTCATTGGTTGCGACATTCCTAACCCCGAAAGCTTTGTGCCCGTGGCCAAGGCTATGGGAGCCGAAGGAATCAGAGTAGATAACCCCACCCAAGTGGGAGAAGCTCTGGAACAAGCCTTAAAGAGCCGCAAGCCCACCGTGCTTGAGTTGGTGGTTGATGGCACCCAGTTGGCACCTCCCTTCAGAAAGGATGCCCTGGCCTTACCCACCCGCTATCTGCCCAAATATGCGCATTTAGATTATAGAAACTGGTAA
- a CDS encoding type 1 glutamine amidotransferase domain-containing protein — protein MAAKKIALFVEDNYNDLEFWYPYYRMLEEGYEVAVIGTGNREQFTSKMGLPAKVNLSSSQVNTAEFAAVIIPGGYAPDKMRIDQDMLRIVREMNDSGKVVAAICHAGWVLVSAGVIKGKKATACKMIKDDLVNAGAEYVDQEVVVDGNIITSRVPDDLPAFCREILKKLK, from the coding sequence ATGGCAGCTAAGAAGATTGCGTTGTTTGTGGAGGATAATTATAACGACCTGGAGTTTTGGTATCCCTATTACCGCATGTTGGAAGAGGGCTATGAAGTAGCTGTTATTGGTACTGGTAACAGAGAACAGTTTACCAGCAAAATGGGCCTGCCGGCCAAGGTTAACCTCTCCTCCAGTCAGGTAAACACCGCGGAGTTTGCGGCGGTAATTATCCCCGGAGGTTATGCGCCGGATAAAATGCGCATAGATCAAGATATGCTAAGAATTGTCCGGGAAATGAATGACAGTGGCAAGGTTGTGGCTGCCATCTGCCATGCCGGCTGGGTATTGGTTTCCGCCGGAGTAATTAAGGGTAAAAAGGCAACCGCTTGCAAAATGATTAAAGACGACCTGGTTAATGCCGGGGCAGAGTATGTTGATCAAGAAGTGGTGGTTGACGGCAATATTATTACCTCCAGGGTACCCGATGACTTGCCGGCTTTCTGTCGGGAGATCTTAAAGAAGCTTAAATAA
- a CDS encoding ribbon-helix-helix domain-containing protein produces the protein MSQQNITVTLPTRLVEILESEAARQNKDLSETIREIVIFYLNQKSLEQNINRSVFAMD, from the coding sequence TTGTCTCAGCAGAATATTACGGTTACTCTGCCCACAAGGCTGGTTGAAATACTGGAAAGCGAAGCTGCCCGGCAAAACAAGGATTTATCCGAGACCATCCGGGAAATCGTCATCTTTTATCTAAATCAGAAGAGCTTAGAGCAAAACATTAACAGAAGTGTTTTTGCCATGGATTAA
- a CDS encoding amidohydrolase family protein, with the protein MKVIDFRFRPHTPDVMAIGQSKMFKALCDSINFSAKKTQPLEEIVEDMDRHGIEKAVILGRDAETTYQWKGSNDGVASFVNSYPDKFIGFAGLDPHKGMAAVRELSRSVNELGLKGASIDPYLAQIYVNDAKYYPIYAKCCELNIPIVITTGPASLVPNAVIDHVAPRYIDFVARDFPELTIIVSHGAYPWVNEMITVAQRNANVYFDMSEYEFFPMAEAYVQAANTIISDKLLFASAHPFVDFKDALQSYQKLPFTDEVREKVMYKNAARILGL; encoded by the coding sequence TTGAAAGTAATTGACTTTAGATTTAGACCTCACACCCCCGATGTGATGGCCATTGGCCAAAGCAAAATGTTTAAGGCCCTGTGCGACTCCATTAATTTTTCCGCCAAGAAAACCCAGCCCTTGGAGGAAATTGTTGAGGATATGGACCGCCATGGTATCGAGAAGGCGGTAATCCTGGGCAGAGATGCCGAAACCACCTACCAATGGAAAGGCAGCAATGATGGAGTGGCCAGTTTTGTCAACAGCTACCCCGATAAGTTTATCGGTTTTGCCGGTCTTGATCCTCACAAGGGTATGGCAGCAGTGCGTGAGCTAAGCCGGTCAGTTAATGAACTGGGTCTCAAAGGAGCTTCCATCGATCCCTATCTCGCGCAAATTTATGTAAATGATGCCAAATACTATCCCATTTACGCCAAATGTTGCGAATTAAATATCCCCATCGTCATTACCACAGGTCCGGCATCTTTGGTGCCTAACGCTGTAATTGATCATGTGGCACCCCGTTATATTGATTTTGTGGCCCGTGATTTTCCTGAATTGACCATTATCGTCAGCCACGGTGCTTACCCCTGGGTTAATGAGATGATTACTGTGGCCCAGCGTAATGCCAATGTTTATTTTGATATGTCCGAATATGAATTCTTCCCCATGGCCGAGGCCTATGTACAGGCTGCTAATACCATTATCAGCGATAAGTTACTTTTTGCCAGCGCCCACCCCTTTGTGGATTTTAAAGATGCCTTACAAAGCTATCAAAAGCTGCCCTTCACCGATGAAGTAAGGGAAAAGGTGATGTATAAAAACGCTGCCAGGATTTTGGGACTATAA
- a CDS encoding sigma-54 interaction domain-containing protein — MPDDITTFFDRILDVFSDGIYISDRFGKTIKVNDMYEKLTGLKKENLLGRYVKELETEGVYDIAINPLVVKTGKPQTSLQNTSTGRKVILNGHPVFDHNGEVAYVITFVRDVTVLSQLKEQVSYQAELIEKYHREARYLRTRNHTNTIIENPKMRNLMELLKRIAVTDSTVLILGDTGVGKDVFATHIHQYSLRRDEPFFKINCATIPESLIESELFGYEPGAFSGASTKGKPGYFEMADKGTLFLDEIGELPLPMQAKLLRVLQDQEVMRIGSTKVKKVDVRFIAATNRNLEESVQKGTFRSDLYYRLRVAVLELPPLRERKEEIIPFIDFFLDKFNTKYRKKIDFSPEVKKLLQEYRWPGNVREMENLIQGLVVTQDKAMIEIEDLPNYLLNNKEMQEKLQLANVINTEEQSLGEIMEGFEKSVLEKALASHKSVAKVAKALKVDRSTIFRKLKKYGIIQ; from the coding sequence AACTAACCGGTCTGAAAAAGGAAAACTTACTGGGCCGTTATGTCAAAGAGCTGGAAACCGAAGGGGTGTATGATATAGCCATTAACCCCCTGGTGGTTAAAACAGGCAAACCCCAAACCTCTCTGCAAAATACCAGCACAGGCAGAAAGGTAATCTTAAACGGTCACCCGGTATTTGACCACAACGGAGAGGTTGCTTATGTTATTACCTTTGTCCGGGATGTTACCGTGCTTTCCCAGCTCAAGGAACAGGTGTCCTACCAGGCAGAATTGATAGAAAAATACCACCGTGAAGCCCGTTATTTAAGAACCAGAAACCATACCAATACGATTATTGAAAATCCCAAAATGCGAAACCTGATGGAATTATTAAAGAGAATTGCCGTAACTGATAGTACGGTTTTAATTCTGGGTGATACCGGAGTAGGTAAGGATGTATTTGCTACCCATATTCACCAATATAGCCTGCGTCGGGATGAACCCTTTTTTAAGATTAACTGTGCTACCATCCCGGAGAGTTTAATTGAGTCTGAACTCTTTGGTTACGAACCAGGGGCCTTTTCCGGTGCCAGCACCAAGGGGAAACCCGGTTATTTTGAAATGGCCGATAAGGGTACCTTGTTCTTAGATGAAATTGGTGAACTACCCTTGCCCATGCAAGCCAAGTTGTTACGGGTTTTGCAGGACCAAGAAGTAATGCGCATTGGTTCCACCAAGGTAAAAAAGGTGGATGTTCGCTTTATTGCCGCCACCAACAGAAATTTAGAGGAATCTGTCCAGAAAGGCACCTTTCGCAGTGACCTCTATTATCGCTTACGTGTGGCTGTCTTGGAATTACCCCCACTAAGGGAGCGAAAGGAAGAAATCATCCCCTTTATTGATTTCTTCCTGGATAAATTCAATACAAAATATCGTAAGAAAATTGATTTCTCCCCCGAGGTGAAAAAACTCTTACAAGAATACCGTTGGCCGGGCAACGTAAGGGAAATGGAAAACCTGATTCAAGGCCTGGTTGTTACCCAGGATAAAGCCATGATAGAAATAGAAGATTTACCAAATTATCTGCTCAATAACAAGGAAATGCAGGAAAAACTTCAACTGGCCAACGTTATCAACACAGAGGAACAATCCCTGGGGGAAATTATGGAAGGATTTGAGAAGTCTGTTTTAGAAAAAGCCCTGGCCTCTCATAAAAGTGTGGCCAAGGTGGCCAAGGCACTTAAGGTGGATCGTTCCACCATTTTTCGCAAACTAAAAAAGTATGGTATCATCCAGTAG